A genome region from Manihot esculenta cultivar AM560-2 chromosome 5, M.esculenta_v8, whole genome shotgun sequence includes the following:
- the LOC110615518 gene encoding alpha-glucan water dikinase 2 isoform X1, producing the protein MASSNTAGVRHFQLVDGMELQINVSGSSSGPNVRIELRIKNCTRTWILHWGFVNRGNPNWFIPSEQSPGSKSYKQGALQTPFTKSGELYVVNIELRGPKFHAVEFVLKDSCSNRWLKLNNGNFRIDLPEHDESSVHPPISKDSIENKAYQTWESKGRPTGTPQQKQDYDAAVRELQNQLTKGISLNELQNSCISERTKTVTDNKGQSRFAVPRSYFQRHDVDQWLHKHSLGHAKSTNMTFPTLMDLVEGTTGGDKVISRQTHHVGNYEIVVITKIINSDHHVLVAINTMGAVVLHWGVSKLSPAEWLAPPSDVLPERSKLLDGACQTYFREISTRKGSFQIVDINLQQRNFFGIQFVIWTGGSWIKNNGANFSVLLKSINPSGKVDGDGRETLKWLLDEIYRRENEAERSLMHRFNIATELTERCKLEGELGLIGILIWLRFMACRHLTWNKNYNVKPREISEAQDKFTKLLQKIYVNQPNDREIVRLIMLCVGRGGQGDVGQRIRDEILVIQRNNECKTGMMEEWHQKLHNNSSSDDVIICEALLNYVRCGFRIDVYWQTLNANGLTKEKLASYDRPILSEPRLNTHAKEGLIRDLTMYLKTLKAVHSGADLESAIETCLGPSSKSDSTNAERFNSPGGISLELWDSLNSIRANVADTNIASLMENLVDSRIELRPVLLTSSERAKDLLFLDLALDSAVRTTMERGLKELSFNQLPDIIFYISFVLENLCLSTVNNEDLIYCTKDWYRVCESYKANDVQWALQAKAILDRVQLVLADRSLNFQKKVQPSVQYLGNLLGIKKWVIDIFTEELVRAGSAAILSTLINRLDPTFRRVANLGCWQVISPVEVCGFITSVHELLTVQNKVYRKPTVIIANRVTGEEEIPDGVVAVLTPDMPDILSHVSIRARNSKVCFATCFDQDILRNLKLKEGKAISISMKSMNLIIRDINGSNLSLNTSASTSIPRAVSFKRKIFCGKFAISVEEFTADMVGAKSFNIKFLRERVPSWIKIPISVALTFGAFETVMSDNINKDIASRISVFYKSVLGGDFTKLQAIQDAIQQMNAPLSLIYELKSKMRSSRIPWPGDESEERWNRAWQAIKKVWASKWNERAYVSCRKANLNHDNLRMAVLIQEVISGDYAFVIHTKNPLSGDASEIYTEIVKGLGETLVGAYPGRAMSFITKKSNLRFPIVTGYPSKNIGLYSKKSIIFRSDSNGEDLEGYAGAGLYDSVLMDEEEKVILDYSNDRLIVDKAFQTSIFSKIAEAGKIIEGLYGCAQDIEGVVKDGVIYVVQARPQI; encoded by the exons ATGGCATCCTCTAATACTGCGGGAGTTCGACATTTCCAGCTCGTGGATGGAATGGAACTCCAG ATAAATGTTTCAGGCTCTTCGAGTGGACCCAATGTCAGAATTGAACTTCGGATTAAGAACTGTACAAGGACTTGGATTCTTCACTGGGGTTTTGTTAATCGTGGAAACCC GAATTGGTTCATCCCTTCTGAGCAATCTCCAGGATCAAAATCTTATAAGCAAGGGGCACTACAGACACCATTTACAAAG AGTGGAGAATTATATGTGGTCAATATCGAGTTGAGAGGCCCTAAGTTCCATGCTGTAGAATTTGTTCTGAAAGATAGCTGCAGCAACAGATG GTTGAAATTGAACAATGGGAATTTCAGAATTGATCTGCCTGAACATGATGAAAGTAGTGTTCACCCCCCTATATCGAAGGACTCGATAGAAAACAAGGCATATCAAACCTGGGAAAGCAAGGGCAGACCAACTGGCACTCCCCAACAAAAG CAAGATTATGATGCTGCTGTGAGAGAACTCCAAAATCAACTGACCAAAGGAATTTCTTTGAATGAGTTGCAAAATAGTTGTATTTCTGAAAGAACCAAAACTGTAACTGATAATAAGGGACAATCTAGGTTTGCAGTACCACGTTCATATTTCCAAAGACATGATGTTGACCAGTGGTTGCATAAGCATTCTTTGGGCCATGCTAAGAGCACCAATATGACATTCCCAACTTTAATGGATCTTGTAGAGGGAACTACTGGAGGAGATAAAGTTATATCAAGGCAGACTCATCATGTTGGTAACTATGAGATAGTG GTCATTACAAAAATCATCAATAGTGACCATCATGTATTGGTAGCTATAAACACAATGGGTGCTGTAGTTCTTCACTGGGGTGTCTCAAAGTTGTCCCCTGCAGAATGGTTG GCCCCTCCATCAGATGTGTTGCCTGAAAGATCAAAACTTCTTGATGGTGCATGTCAGACCTATTTTAGAGAAATATCAACCCGAAAAGGATCCTTTCAG attgtaGATATCAATCTGCAGCAAAGAAATTTCTTTGGCATCCAATTCGTGATCTGGACTGGTGGATCTTGGATAAAAAATAATGGAGCAAATTTTTCAGTTTTGCTGAAGTCGATCAATCCTAGTGGAAAG GTTGATGGGGATGGGAGAGAAACTCTCAAATGGTTACTTGATGAAATATATAGAAGAGAAAATGAGGCTGAAAGGTCATTGATGCACAG GTTTAACATTGCAACAGAATTGACAGAACGTTGTAAACTTGAAGGGGAATTGGGCCTTATTGGCATTTTGATCTGGTTGAGGTTCATGGCCTGCAGGCATCTTACATGGAACAAGAACTACAATGTGAAACCTCG TGAAATTAGTGAAGCCCAGGATAAGTTCACCAAGTTACTACAAAAAATATATGTGAACCAGCCAAATGATAGAGAAATTGTGAGATTGATTATGTTATGTGTTGGACGTGGAGGTCAAGGAGATGTTGGGCAAAGAATTCGCGACGAGATTCTTGTGATTCAG AGAAATAATGAATGCAAGACTGGCATGATGGAGGAGTGGCACCAAAAGTTGCACAATAACAGTAGTTCAGATGATGTGATAATCTGTGAG GCACTCTTAAATTATGTAAGATGTGGATTTAGAATTGATGTCTATTGGCAAACATTAAATGCAAATGGTTTGACAAAAGAGAAGCTTGCAAGTTATGACCGTCCGATTTTGTCAGAGCCTCGTCTTAACACCCATGCTAAGGAAGGTCTCATTCGTGACCTTACAATGTACTTGAAGACATTAAAG GCTGTTCACTCAGGTGCTGACCTTGAATCTGCCATTGAAACTTGTTTGGGTCCTTCTTCAAAG AGTGATTCCACAAATGCAGAGAGATTTAATTCTCCCGGTGGTATATCACTAGAGTTGTGG GACTCTTTGAACTCTATCAGAGCAAATGTGGCTGATACAAATATTGCTTCACTTATGGAG AATTTAGTGGATTCTCGCATTGAGCTTCGTCCTGTTTTGCTCACATCTTCTGAAAGAGCAAAAGATTTACTTTTTCTCGATCTTGCTTTGGATTCTGCAGTTAGAACAACAATGGAAAGAGGACTGAAAGAGCTTAGCTTTAATCAGCTGCCA GACATTATCTTCTACATTTCCTTTGTGCTTGAAAATTTATGCCTATCAACTGTCAATAATGAAGACCTGATTTATTGCACTAAG GATTGGTATCGTGTCTGTGAATCATATAAAGCCAATGATGTTCAGTGGGCATTACAAGCAAAGGCTATTCTTGATCGGGTGCAGCTAGTACTTGCTGATAGGTCTCTGAATTTCCAGAAAAAAGTACAGCCCAGTGTGCAGTATCTCGGTAATTTGCTTGGTATCAAGAAATGGGTG ATTGATATTTTCACGGAAGAATTAGTCAGGGCAGGGTCAGCAGCTATCCTCTCCACGCTTATCAATCGTTTGGATCCTACCTTTAGAAGAGTTGCAAATTTAGGCTG TTGGCAGGTTATCAGCCCAGTGGAGGTGTGCGGTTTTATAACCTCTGTACATGAGTTGCTTACTGTTCAAAACAAAGTTTACAGAAAACCAACTGTTATTATTGCAAATAGAGTAACTGGGGAGGAGGAGATTCCTGATGGAGTTGTTGCTGTGCTAACACCTGATATGCCAGATATTCTTTCCCATGTCTCCATTAGAGCAAGAAATAGTAAG GTATGCTTTGCCACATGTTTTGATCAGGATATTCTGAGGAATCTCAAGCTGAAGGAAGGAAAAGCCATATCGATAAGCATGAAATCAATGAATTTGATTATCAG AGACATCAATGGCTCAAATTTATCACTTAATACCTCTGCTTCTACCTCCATCCCTCGAGCAGTATCGTTTAAAAGGAAGATTTTTTGTGGGAAATTTGCTATTTCAGTTGAGGAATTCACTGCTGACATG GTTGGTGCAAAATCTTTCAACATCAAATTTTTAAGAGAAAGGGTGCCATCGTGGATTAAGATTCCAATTTCAGTTGCCCTAACATTTGGAGCCTTTGAAACTGTTATGTCAGACAATATTAACAAG GATATAGCAAGCAGGATTTCTGTCTTTTATAAATCTGTACTGGGTGGTGATTTTACCAAACTTCAAGCAATACAAGATGCTATTCAACAAATGAATGCACCCTTGTCTTTG ATCTATGAACTTAAGAGCAAAATGAGAAGTTCAAGAATACCTTGGCCCGGTGATGAGAGTGAGGAAAGATGGAATCGTGCTTGGCAAGCAATAAAGAAG GTATGGGCTTCAAAGTGGAATGAAAGAGCATATGTTAGTTGTAGGAAAGCTAACCTGAATCATGATAACCTACGCATGGCTGTGCTGATTCAAGAAGTAATTAGCGGTGACTATGCATTTGTCATTCACACAAAGAATCCCCTATCCGGGGATGCCTCGGAGATATATACTGAG ATTGTGAAGGGCCTGGGAGAGACTTTGGTGGGCGCATATCCAGGACGAGCAATGAGCTTCATCACAAAAAAAAGCAATCTAAGGTTTCCTATT GTTACTGGTTATCCAAGCAAGAACATAGGACTATACAGTAAGAAGTCCATTATATTCAGATCAGACTCAAATGGTGAAGATCTAGAAGGATATGCTGGAGCTGGGCTCTATGACAG TGTGCTTATGGATGAAGAGGAGAAAGTGATATTAGACTACTCCAACGATCGATTAATAGTTGATAAAGCTTTCCAAACATCGatcttctcaaaaattgcagaaGCAGGAAAAATCATAGAAGGACTTTATGGTTGCGCCCAGGATATTGAAGGGGTAGTTAAAGATGGAGTCATATATGTGGTTCAGGCAAGGCCACAAATCTAG
- the LOC110615518 gene encoding alpha-glucan water dikinase 2 isoform X2, giving the protein MASSNTAGVRHFQLVDGMELQINVSGSSSGPNVRIELRIKNCTRTWILHWGFVNRGNPNWFIPSEQSPGSKSYKQGALQTPFTKSGELYVVNIELRGPKFHAVEFVLKDSCSNRWLKLNNGNFRIDLPEHDESSVHPPISKDSIENKAYQTWESKGRPTGTPQQKQDYDAAVRELQNQLTKGISLNELQNSCISERTKTVTDNKGQSRFAVPRSYFQRHDVDQWLHKHSLGHAKSTNMTFPTLMDLVEGTTGGDKVISRQTHHVGNYEIVVITKIINSDHHVLVAINTMGAVVLHWGVSKLSPAEWLVDGDGRETLKWLLDEIYRRENEAERSLMHRFNIATELTERCKLEGELGLIGILIWLRFMACRHLTWNKNYNVKPREISEAQDKFTKLLQKIYVNQPNDREIVRLIMLCVGRGGQGDVGQRIRDEILVIQRNNECKTGMMEEWHQKLHNNSSSDDVIICEALLNYVRCGFRIDVYWQTLNANGLTKEKLASYDRPILSEPRLNTHAKEGLIRDLTMYLKTLKAVHSGADLESAIETCLGPSSKSDSTNAERFNSPGGISLELWDSLNSIRANVADTNIASLMENLVDSRIELRPVLLTSSERAKDLLFLDLALDSAVRTTMERGLKELSFNQLPDIIFYISFVLENLCLSTVNNEDLIYCTKDWYRVCESYKANDVQWALQAKAILDRVQLVLADRSLNFQKKVQPSVQYLGNLLGIKKWVIDIFTEELVRAGSAAILSTLINRLDPTFRRVANLGCWQVISPVEVCGFITSVHELLTVQNKVYRKPTVIIANRVTGEEEIPDGVVAVLTPDMPDILSHVSIRARNSKVCFATCFDQDILRNLKLKEGKAISISMKSMNLIIRDINGSNLSLNTSASTSIPRAVSFKRKIFCGKFAISVEEFTADMVGAKSFNIKFLRERVPSWIKIPISVALTFGAFETVMSDNINKDIASRISVFYKSVLGGDFTKLQAIQDAIQQMNAPLSLIYELKSKMRSSRIPWPGDESEERWNRAWQAIKKVWASKWNERAYVSCRKANLNHDNLRMAVLIQEVISGDYAFVIHTKNPLSGDASEIYTEIVKGLGETLVGAYPGRAMSFITKKSNLRFPIVTGYPSKNIGLYSKKSIIFRSDSNGEDLEGYAGAGLYDSVLMDEEEKVILDYSNDRLIVDKAFQTSIFSKIAEAGKIIEGLYGCAQDIEGVVKDGVIYVVQARPQI; this is encoded by the exons ATGGCATCCTCTAATACTGCGGGAGTTCGACATTTCCAGCTCGTGGATGGAATGGAACTCCAG ATAAATGTTTCAGGCTCTTCGAGTGGACCCAATGTCAGAATTGAACTTCGGATTAAGAACTGTACAAGGACTTGGATTCTTCACTGGGGTTTTGTTAATCGTGGAAACCC GAATTGGTTCATCCCTTCTGAGCAATCTCCAGGATCAAAATCTTATAAGCAAGGGGCACTACAGACACCATTTACAAAG AGTGGAGAATTATATGTGGTCAATATCGAGTTGAGAGGCCCTAAGTTCCATGCTGTAGAATTTGTTCTGAAAGATAGCTGCAGCAACAGATG GTTGAAATTGAACAATGGGAATTTCAGAATTGATCTGCCTGAACATGATGAAAGTAGTGTTCACCCCCCTATATCGAAGGACTCGATAGAAAACAAGGCATATCAAACCTGGGAAAGCAAGGGCAGACCAACTGGCACTCCCCAACAAAAG CAAGATTATGATGCTGCTGTGAGAGAACTCCAAAATCAACTGACCAAAGGAATTTCTTTGAATGAGTTGCAAAATAGTTGTATTTCTGAAAGAACCAAAACTGTAACTGATAATAAGGGACAATCTAGGTTTGCAGTACCACGTTCATATTTCCAAAGACATGATGTTGACCAGTGGTTGCATAAGCATTCTTTGGGCCATGCTAAGAGCACCAATATGACATTCCCAACTTTAATGGATCTTGTAGAGGGAACTACTGGAGGAGATAAAGTTATATCAAGGCAGACTCATCATGTTGGTAACTATGAGATAGTG GTCATTACAAAAATCATCAATAGTGACCATCATGTATTGGTAGCTATAAACACAATGGGTGCTGTAGTTCTTCACTGGGGTGTCTCAAAGTTGTCCCCTGCAGAATGGTTG GTTGATGGGGATGGGAGAGAAACTCTCAAATGGTTACTTGATGAAATATATAGAAGAGAAAATGAGGCTGAAAGGTCATTGATGCACAG GTTTAACATTGCAACAGAATTGACAGAACGTTGTAAACTTGAAGGGGAATTGGGCCTTATTGGCATTTTGATCTGGTTGAGGTTCATGGCCTGCAGGCATCTTACATGGAACAAGAACTACAATGTGAAACCTCG TGAAATTAGTGAAGCCCAGGATAAGTTCACCAAGTTACTACAAAAAATATATGTGAACCAGCCAAATGATAGAGAAATTGTGAGATTGATTATGTTATGTGTTGGACGTGGAGGTCAAGGAGATGTTGGGCAAAGAATTCGCGACGAGATTCTTGTGATTCAG AGAAATAATGAATGCAAGACTGGCATGATGGAGGAGTGGCACCAAAAGTTGCACAATAACAGTAGTTCAGATGATGTGATAATCTGTGAG GCACTCTTAAATTATGTAAGATGTGGATTTAGAATTGATGTCTATTGGCAAACATTAAATGCAAATGGTTTGACAAAAGAGAAGCTTGCAAGTTATGACCGTCCGATTTTGTCAGAGCCTCGTCTTAACACCCATGCTAAGGAAGGTCTCATTCGTGACCTTACAATGTACTTGAAGACATTAAAG GCTGTTCACTCAGGTGCTGACCTTGAATCTGCCATTGAAACTTGTTTGGGTCCTTCTTCAAAG AGTGATTCCACAAATGCAGAGAGATTTAATTCTCCCGGTGGTATATCACTAGAGTTGTGG GACTCTTTGAACTCTATCAGAGCAAATGTGGCTGATACAAATATTGCTTCACTTATGGAG AATTTAGTGGATTCTCGCATTGAGCTTCGTCCTGTTTTGCTCACATCTTCTGAAAGAGCAAAAGATTTACTTTTTCTCGATCTTGCTTTGGATTCTGCAGTTAGAACAACAATGGAAAGAGGACTGAAAGAGCTTAGCTTTAATCAGCTGCCA GACATTATCTTCTACATTTCCTTTGTGCTTGAAAATTTATGCCTATCAACTGTCAATAATGAAGACCTGATTTATTGCACTAAG GATTGGTATCGTGTCTGTGAATCATATAAAGCCAATGATGTTCAGTGGGCATTACAAGCAAAGGCTATTCTTGATCGGGTGCAGCTAGTACTTGCTGATAGGTCTCTGAATTTCCAGAAAAAAGTACAGCCCAGTGTGCAGTATCTCGGTAATTTGCTTGGTATCAAGAAATGGGTG ATTGATATTTTCACGGAAGAATTAGTCAGGGCAGGGTCAGCAGCTATCCTCTCCACGCTTATCAATCGTTTGGATCCTACCTTTAGAAGAGTTGCAAATTTAGGCTG TTGGCAGGTTATCAGCCCAGTGGAGGTGTGCGGTTTTATAACCTCTGTACATGAGTTGCTTACTGTTCAAAACAAAGTTTACAGAAAACCAACTGTTATTATTGCAAATAGAGTAACTGGGGAGGAGGAGATTCCTGATGGAGTTGTTGCTGTGCTAACACCTGATATGCCAGATATTCTTTCCCATGTCTCCATTAGAGCAAGAAATAGTAAG GTATGCTTTGCCACATGTTTTGATCAGGATATTCTGAGGAATCTCAAGCTGAAGGAAGGAAAAGCCATATCGATAAGCATGAAATCAATGAATTTGATTATCAG AGACATCAATGGCTCAAATTTATCACTTAATACCTCTGCTTCTACCTCCATCCCTCGAGCAGTATCGTTTAAAAGGAAGATTTTTTGTGGGAAATTTGCTATTTCAGTTGAGGAATTCACTGCTGACATG GTTGGTGCAAAATCTTTCAACATCAAATTTTTAAGAGAAAGGGTGCCATCGTGGATTAAGATTCCAATTTCAGTTGCCCTAACATTTGGAGCCTTTGAAACTGTTATGTCAGACAATATTAACAAG GATATAGCAAGCAGGATTTCTGTCTTTTATAAATCTGTACTGGGTGGTGATTTTACCAAACTTCAAGCAATACAAGATGCTATTCAACAAATGAATGCACCCTTGTCTTTG ATCTATGAACTTAAGAGCAAAATGAGAAGTTCAAGAATACCTTGGCCCGGTGATGAGAGTGAGGAAAGATGGAATCGTGCTTGGCAAGCAATAAAGAAG GTATGGGCTTCAAAGTGGAATGAAAGAGCATATGTTAGTTGTAGGAAAGCTAACCTGAATCATGATAACCTACGCATGGCTGTGCTGATTCAAGAAGTAATTAGCGGTGACTATGCATTTGTCATTCACACAAAGAATCCCCTATCCGGGGATGCCTCGGAGATATATACTGAG ATTGTGAAGGGCCTGGGAGAGACTTTGGTGGGCGCATATCCAGGACGAGCAATGAGCTTCATCACAAAAAAAAGCAATCTAAGGTTTCCTATT GTTACTGGTTATCCAAGCAAGAACATAGGACTATACAGTAAGAAGTCCATTATATTCAGATCAGACTCAAATGGTGAAGATCTAGAAGGATATGCTGGAGCTGGGCTCTATGACAG TGTGCTTATGGATGAAGAGGAGAAAGTGATATTAGACTACTCCAACGATCGATTAATAGTTGATAAAGCTTTCCAAACATCGatcttctcaaaaattgcagaaGCAGGAAAAATCATAGAAGGACTTTATGGTTGCGCCCAGGATATTGAAGGGGTAGTTAAAGATGGAGTCATATATGTGGTTCAGGCAAGGCCACAAATCTAG